In a single window of the Nicotiana tomentosiformis chromosome 8, ASM39032v3, whole genome shotgun sequence genome:
- the LOC104089103 gene encoding magnesium-chelatase subunit ChlI, chloroplastic isoform X1: MASLLGTSSSAAAAAILASTPLSSRSSKSAVFSLFPSSGQSQGRKFYGGIRVPVKKGRSQFHVAISNVATEISPAQEQGQKLAEESQRPVYPFAAIVGQDEMKLCLLLNVIDPKIGGVMIMGDRGTGKSTTVRSLVDLLPEIKVISGDPFNSDPDDQEVMSAEVRDKLRSGEKLPISRTKINMVDLPLGATEDRVCGTIDIEKALTEGVKAFEPGLLAKANRGILYVDEVNLLDDHLVDVLLDSAASGWNTVEREGISISHPARFILIGSGNPEEGELRPQLLDRFGMHAQVGTVRDAELRVKIVEERARFDKNPKEFRESYKAEQEKLQNQIDSARNALSAVTIDHDLRVKISKVCAELNVDGLRGDIVTNRAARALAALKGRDKVTPEDIATVIPNCLRHRLRKDPLESIDSGVLVVEKFYEVFA, encoded by the exons ATGGCTTCACTACTAGGAACTTCCTCTTCAGCAGCAGCAGCTGCAATATTAGCTTCTACACCCTTATCTTCTCGCTCCTCTAAATCTGCCGTTTTCTCCCTCTTCCCTTCTTCAG GACAGAGTCAAGGGAGGAAGTTTTATGGAGGGATTAGAGTCCCAGTTAAAAAAGGGAGGTCCCAATTCCATGTAGCAATTTCAAATGTTGCGACGGAAATCAGCCCTGCTCAAGAACAG GGTCAGAAACTTGCTGAGGAGAGCCAGAGACCGGTGTATCCATTTGCAGCTATAGTGGGACAAGATGAAATGAAGTTATGTCTTTTGCTGAATGTAATAGATCCAAAGATTGGAGGTGTGATGATAATGGGTGATAGGGGAACCGGGAAGTCCACCACGGTTAGATCTTTGGTAGATTTACTTCCTGAAATCAAAGTTATTTCTGGTGATCCATTCAATTCAGATCCAGACGACCAAGAAGTAATGAGCGCAGAAGTCCGTGACAAATTGAGGAGCGGAGAGAAGCTTCCTATATCCCGTACGAAAATCAACATGGTTGATTTACCGCTTGGTGCTACTGAGGACAGGGTGTGTGGCACAATCGACATTGAGAAAGCTCTTACTGAGGGTGTGAAGGCTTTCGAGCCTGGTCTTCTTGCTAAAGCTAACAGAGGAATACTTTACGTCGATGAGGTTAATCTTTTGGACGACCATTTAGTAGATGTTCTTTTGGATTCTGCAGCATCGGGATGGAACACTGTTGAAAGAGAGGGGATATCAATATCACACCCTGCCCGGTTTATCCTTATTGGTTCGGGTAATCCTGAAGAAGGAGAACTTAGGCCACAACTTCTTGATCGATTTGGAATGCATGCCCAAGTGGGGACCGTGAGAGATGCAGAGCTGAGAGTGAAGATAGTTGAGGAAAGAGCTCGTTTTGATAAGAACCCCAAGGAATTCAGGGAATCATACAAGGCAGAGCAAGAAAAGCTCCAGAACCAAATCGACTCAGCTAGGAACGCTCTTTCTGCTGTTACAATCGATCATGATCTTCGAGTTAAAATCTCTAAGGTCTGTGCAGAACTAAACGTCGATGGATTGAGAGGTGATATAGTCACTAACAGGGCAGCAAGAGCGTTGGCTGCACTAAAAGGAAGAGATAAGGTAACTCCGGAGGATATCGCCACTGTCATTCCCAACTGCTTAAGACACAGACTGAGGAAGGATCCTTTGGAATCTATCGACTCGGGCGTACTTGTTGTTGAGAAATTTTATGAGGTTTTCGCCTAA
- the LOC104089103 gene encoding magnesium-chelatase subunit ChlI, chloroplastic isoform X2, whose product MASLLGTSSSAAAAAILASTPLSSRSSKSAVFSLFPSSGQSQGRKFYGGIRVPVKKGRSQFHVAISNVATEISPAQEQKLAEESQRPVYPFAAIVGQDEMKLCLLLNVIDPKIGGVMIMGDRGTGKSTTVRSLVDLLPEIKVISGDPFNSDPDDQEVMSAEVRDKLRSGEKLPISRTKINMVDLPLGATEDRVCGTIDIEKALTEGVKAFEPGLLAKANRGILYVDEVNLLDDHLVDVLLDSAASGWNTVEREGISISHPARFILIGSGNPEEGELRPQLLDRFGMHAQVGTVRDAELRVKIVEERARFDKNPKEFRESYKAEQEKLQNQIDSARNALSAVTIDHDLRVKISKVCAELNVDGLRGDIVTNRAARALAALKGRDKVTPEDIATVIPNCLRHRLRKDPLESIDSGVLVVEKFYEVFA is encoded by the exons ATGGCTTCACTACTAGGAACTTCCTCTTCAGCAGCAGCAGCTGCAATATTAGCTTCTACACCCTTATCTTCTCGCTCCTCTAAATCTGCCGTTTTCTCCCTCTTCCCTTCTTCAG GACAGAGTCAAGGGAGGAAGTTTTATGGAGGGATTAGAGTCCCAGTTAAAAAAGGGAGGTCCCAATTCCATGTAGCAATTTCAAATGTTGCGACGGAAATCAGCCCTGCTCAAGAACAG AAACTTGCTGAGGAGAGCCAGAGACCGGTGTATCCATTTGCAGCTATAGTGGGACAAGATGAAATGAAGTTATGTCTTTTGCTGAATGTAATAGATCCAAAGATTGGAGGTGTGATGATAATGGGTGATAGGGGAACCGGGAAGTCCACCACGGTTAGATCTTTGGTAGATTTACTTCCTGAAATCAAAGTTATTTCTGGTGATCCATTCAATTCAGATCCAGACGACCAAGAAGTAATGAGCGCAGAAGTCCGTGACAAATTGAGGAGCGGAGAGAAGCTTCCTATATCCCGTACGAAAATCAACATGGTTGATTTACCGCTTGGTGCTACTGAGGACAGGGTGTGTGGCACAATCGACATTGAGAAAGCTCTTACTGAGGGTGTGAAGGCTTTCGAGCCTGGTCTTCTTGCTAAAGCTAACAGAGGAATACTTTACGTCGATGAGGTTAATCTTTTGGACGACCATTTAGTAGATGTTCTTTTGGATTCTGCAGCATCGGGATGGAACACTGTTGAAAGAGAGGGGATATCAATATCACACCCTGCCCGGTTTATCCTTATTGGTTCGGGTAATCCTGAAGAAGGAGAACTTAGGCCACAACTTCTTGATCGATTTGGAATGCATGCCCAAGTGGGGACCGTGAGAGATGCAGAGCTGAGAGTGAAGATAGTTGAGGAAAGAGCTCGTTTTGATAAGAACCCCAAGGAATTCAGGGAATCATACAAGGCAGAGCAAGAAAAGCTCCAGAACCAAATCGACTCAGCTAGGAACGCTCTTTCTGCTGTTACAATCGATCATGATCTTCGAGTTAAAATCTCTAAGGTCTGTGCAGAACTAAACGTCGATGGATTGAGAGGTGATATAGTCACTAACAGGGCAGCAAGAGCGTTGGCTGCACTAAAAGGAAGAGATAAGGTAACTCCGGAGGATATCGCCACTGTCATTCCCAACTGCTTAAGACACAGACTGAGGAAGGATCCTTTGGAATCTATCGACTCGGGCGTACTTGTTGTTGAGAAATTTTATGAGGTTTTCGCCTAA
- the LOC138896620 gene encoding uncharacterized protein — protein MWQLKMDTILIQDGLDLALQGKEKKPDKMTDEEFVVIDKRAKACIILNPSNEVLREVSVETTAKDMWEKLKTLYMNRTVENKLYLKQKLYTIRMGEVAGGVVQLGNNVTCNVIGKGTIRFRIHDDVVRTLTDVRYVPELKKNLISLGTLESLGCKFTSEGGVLKVFQDALVIMKAHRSGSLYTLLGSTVIGPTAVSVSDNLSDFDGIKF, from the exons atgtggcaattaaagatggacactatcctaattcaggatggcttagacttggcattacaaggaaaggagaagaagccagataaaatgacggatgaggagtttgtagtcatagacaaaagggcaaaagcatgtatcattttaaatccctcaaatgaggttttacgtgaagtttctgtagaaaccacagccaaagacatgtgggaaaaattgaaaacatTATATATGAACAGGACGGTGGAAAATaaactttacctgaagcagaagctttatacaattcgtatgggtgaag ttgcaggtggagttgtccaactgggtaacaatgttacttgcaacgttattggcaaaggtacaattcggttCAGAATAcacgatgatgtggtgagaactctcactgatgttagatatgttcctgagttaaagaaaaatctcatatctttgggcactttagaatcccttgggtgcaaattcactagtgaaggtggagttttaaaagtttttcaagatgctcttgtgatcatgaaagcacacagatctggttcattgtatactttattgggatccactgttataggccctactgcagtttcggtatcagacaacttgtctgattttgatggcattaaattttga